In Lycium ferocissimum isolate CSIRO_LF1 chromosome 7, AGI_CSIRO_Lferr_CH_V1, whole genome shotgun sequence, the sequence TTCTAGTCGATAGTTTGTAACAATCATACAGGAAAAAATGAGAAACTCTTGTATATCAATCATTAgaatttatacataaaaatgagaaaatgactaaaatTTATACGTATTTGCTAAACAGAGCAGGTGCCATTTTGTTGGTTAGTGTACCAGCGAACAATCATAACATCGGATTGTCTAGGACTAGGTCTAAATATAATACCAAATCtaccaataaaattcaaagCATGGTGAAAATTCTCATTATACATTATACAGCAACAGTGCTCCTCTACTCTACACCAAAAGAACAGTTACAATACTACAATCCAGTCCCCCATCATATCTATGTTAAGACTATACAAAATATCATTTCCACACAACACGCCAATCCAAAAGACAATAccttattttttcttctcattttatctttacttattatctttattttattatctttttataATCgtatttaatcttctttattaTCCTTCAACCTGATGTGTAGCATTATGTAATGTAAAAACTCCAAACATTGAAATAATACACTACAAACCATTACTTCTGACTCTATCTATCCAAACATTGcattcatcaaaacaatacagtacaatacaatacaatacaatacaacacataatacgatacattatgaaacaatatgtaacaatcatccaaacaaggTGCTACATGGAAAAAACCGGAAAAATGAGGAAATTTATACGTACTTGCGTAGAGCAGGTGCCATTTTGTTGGTAAGTGTACCAGCAACAATCATAACATCAGATTGTCTAGGGCTAGGTCTAAATATAATCCCAAATCGATCGAAATCGTAACGCGCAGCACCAGCGTGCATCATTTCAACAGCACAACACGCCAATCCAAACGTCATAGGCCAAATTGAACCACGCCTAGCCCAATTCATCAGATCGTCTACTTTAGATATCACATATTCAGCTGGTTTCGATATTCCCGCCGGTGACGTCATCGCCGGTGGTTGTGAGCCAGTGTTTGCGGCCAGTGACGTCATCGTCGCTGTTCTTTGAAGGAACGGTGTCGTTCCGGTGAGCATTTTCGCGTTTCGAGCGATAAACGCCATTTTCTAGAAGGTTCTAGAAGGTTCCGGTGAAGAAGAGGAGGAATACGAAGGCGGTTAggttttggttgtgaatttgATTTGATCTGAAAATTACATACATTGGGTGTTGTTTTTGTCGAATTAGGCAGATGAGGCCACGTAGAACTGATCCAACGGTCACCAGAAAAGATGGACACGTAATTGCATGGtatgcccttcaaatggactggtctttaattttccaACAAAGCTGGACAcgtaattgcacggtttggccttcaaatgaaccggggcaattcgcaggaatgtcattatttgggggtggtctttaatttttgtccattaaATTGATGGTCCTTAATTTGTATCCatcattataattttttaattttgggtTTGAACTCTCGCtcaatcaaaatttaaaaaagaaatcgtAAGGTAGAGCTGGATTTGCAGGGCAGAATTTTGAAGGCAATTGGCCAAAACTTAAGGCATAGTTTTGAAGGTAAAATTCTGTCTtgcgaaattcttttttttttttactgagatAGTAGTCCAACCTAGAACCTCGGGATATTAGGtaaaggccaaaaattaaagaccactaatttaagggacaaaaattaaagatcactctaaaagaaggacaatccgcacaaaaaaataatgaactGGTCTataattttgtccttcaaatgggttggtctttacttttttccattcaaaattgaacttatgcTTAACGGGATGAGTTTTTTTAAGAGCGGTGGGATAAATTATGAATATTATGAAACGTAAATTATGTCCTTTTAAGcatatgtttgattttaaaagacaaaaattaaagtccaGTCCACTTGAAggccaaaaaattaaagaccagcacaaaataggaacACAAGTGCCAATGACCCACACCTCGATCGTGGAGTCCACTGGGCTCTGCCTTCATTGGGAGAAGTTAGCAAATACGTAGCCACTTTTCGGATCGCTAATTTAACTTTAGTCATGACTCGTGATTTCAGCATTAATTTCACCactaatgtaatttttttttttttttggataaaagcATTCTTACCTATAACACAGAAAATATTCTAGTCTAGTGTACTATATTGAAGTTTGAATTTTAGGGGTAACACCCTATCACAATTGTTTGAGTTCGAAATTGGCCTATAGGTAAAATGTGCTGAGTTTGAAAGGTGTAAAGGTGTGAAACTCTTAGGGAAAACTATCATTAATTTCCCATCCAACCCAAACTAATTAGCTGTCCATATCTCCTCCCAAACTACTTTTGCTTCTACCCCATTGTACCCAATCTAATTACTCGatgtgccccccccccccccctccaaacTCAACCATCCTCCTGATATCGtatggtatatttatatatcatgatggtatcacGGAGATAGTCATCCATAATACattttcagtatatttatataccgcGATGGTATCATGGTCCTGATgagtgtctcattgaaggactAAAGTAGTCATCCATGATACCCtcacagtatatgtatataagacgaTGGTATCATAGAGATTTTTTTTCGAGAAAAGTGTGTCATTTCTAATAAATAAACATGATCATTCATAATACCGTCTCAATATATtaatataccatgatggtatcttGAAGGACTgagagaaggactgaagcatctCCATGATACTATCTCGGTATATTTATGtaccatgttggtatcataactGGGGGCATTtcggataaatatttttaattttttctggaGTACGAAAATAATTAGGATATAAACGGATAATTATTTTGGTTTGAGAGGGCATGCATGATCTTTCCCTTATATATTATCTAGCGTTctaacaaaattttcaaaaaattcttGTTGCAATTTTATAGCTAGGCTTATTCGAACTCCGAGATGCAATTTTATAGCCAAGCTTGTTCGAACTCTAAGGTGCAATTATGGAATTTCAATTTCTATAAGTTGAGATTTGGAGACATTATAATTTAGTTCAAAAGAGGTATATCAtgtgaaataaatattttcatgttctcacacacatttattttaaaagataaTAGCTATTTCCcgtgttttaatttatgtgaatctatttgATTGGACacagaattaaaaaaaaaaaaagggtggggggatttttttaaatttgtggtactaaatgagtcacatatattttttgtgactataaatcattgcataaacgtaaattatttccaaatataGGAAGATGTTATTCCTTTATAAGAAAATGTgttcacataaaatgaaataaagggagaacatatattaatataattttgataaAATTGAGCCGAaggtctattggaaacaactTCTCTATCTTCACAAGATAGAAATAAGGcctgcgtacactctatcctccccATACTCCACTTGTAATAGTACACTGagtttgttattgttgttattttgacAAAATTATATACTGAGTTAGCATACACGTACTGATATATTAATTTCATATAGCCACTTGATATAATTAAGTAGTAATATTACTCACTCTAATTTATAATAAGTGTCTACTTAGCCGTTTTACTTTTATTCAACATAAGTATccacttacataatcaagaGAGAACTAActcttttttcatatttgccgTTATTAAGTACTAAGTGATCATATTTTGATGTGTCAAGTTAATagtaatatataaattttaattaaggatagttcagtcaaaatacatatttttatttatgttcgTATTTTTTTAAGGGTATCTTTAAAGACTAAGGGCTCGTTTGATATGATGGATAAGAAATAAGTAATTCCGAAATTaaatttgagatgagtttatctCATATTTGATTAGGATAAAATTGCGGAATAAACTgattctcaaattatttattccGAAATTATAATGTTATTTATTCTCGTGAGAGGGTGAAAACTAAACCACCCCTAGGTCTAGGGATACTTAATTTAAACTGCAGGAATTATTTCACACGCTCAAACATGTATGTGACACTGACACAAAACCTACGCTGACCTTAGATTCTCCAAACGCAAAAAATAAACTGAAGCAAACAAAAGTACatacaaaaaaatagaaaaacaaaagtaaagtTAGATATTCTTTCTCTCAAAAGTTGCAACTTTTAATCACTATAACCAAAAACCAAAACCaatctcttctttcttcattctcAATTACTGGAAGTAAAATACTACATTTGATTGATAATGGCAGATAAGCCTAGTAGAGCACTAGTATTATACGGTGACGGGTTGGCCCGATCCATTGACCCGTCTCATACACATCTCCATTCTTTTGCTTCTCGAGCTTCTTGTGGCTTCTTATCTCTTCCTCACTCTTCCCCATcaggtccttttttttttttttttaaatctcaaaatCATTCCtttttgataattcttacaTTGGTTTATGCTCTTTTATCATTTTTAGTCCTTGAGTTTGTAGAAATTGCAAGTTTTTGAGTAGAAATCACTCtcctccttcattttttttttaatttaatttttttcaccttttttaatctcaaaattgtttcttttttgataattcttatatgGGTTTATACTTTTTTTGATCTTTTAATCCTTGAGTTTATTGAAATTGCATGCTTTTTGAATAGAAATCAGTTTGCATATATTATGTCTAATTTGTGTcaagtccctttttttttttttggttcccaaaatcatttctttttgataaattttatgTGGGTTTGTGATGTTTTTCAACTTTAATCCTTGAGTTTGTATATGCAAGAATTTTGGGTAGTTTTCTGGGGCTTCTTCAggttttttttctgatttttttttttatcttttttttttttttttaaatcccaaaattGTTTCTTCTTGATAGATTTTATGTGGGTTTATGATgttttttaaatcccaaaattGTTTATGTGGGTTTATGATGTTTTTTAATCTAGGAGTTTGTAGAAGTTGCATGCTTTTGAACAGAAATCAGTTTGCTTATGCAAGAATTTGTACTTTTTAATACTGAAAACATCAATGTTACACATTACctgcaagggtggctcagttggttgagcatggggctttcatatggaggtttcaggttcgaaccccctgCCTTACAACAGCaaggatttgccttctgggttgAGCTCGTctcacggggcttgcctagtgcgggttatctctcctgtgtggtttgtgtggtttgcgagctattgcataGGAGTTGGGTTTATCCTATgtgcacccgaagggtagcggctgcggatTCCCAtgttatcaaaagaaaaaaaaaaaaaaacatcaatgTTACACTTTAATTAAGTCCATTTTTTTGTCAAGAGTCTTTTAGTTTGGTTAAAGACAAGAGGTTCTGATGTTTaccttttcttactttttattAATCTTAATATAATATCTTTTTGATAGTTTTAATCTGGGTTTATGCTCACTTTCATTTTTAATGCTGGAGCTTGTAGAAATTGCTCGCTTTTGAATGGAAATCAGTTTGCATAAGCAAGAATTTGGATATTAAAAGAAACTACTGTATACATCAATGTTACACTTACATTATGTCCATTTTCTGTGAAAGAGTCTTTTTTCTTAGTTTGTTTATAGACTTGTATGTTTGATTCGGAATTTAGTGATTTTTCCACTCTATAGCCCGGTGGCTATGATTTTTATTGTTATGTTATGCCTAGAGGTTAGGGTTTTTATTCGTAAGAAAGCATCACGACTTGTTTTCTAAATTAACGAAAGTATCTGTCATGGACAGTACAAAGATTGTTGTTACTTTACAGTTCATGTTGGGAGTCTAAttactttttgtacttcttATCTGTCATTTTGGAATTTACATGGGCATTAGATTGCAGAAAATGAGGATGCAAGAATAGTCAGAGAATTCGCTGAGCTAGTGGATGCAAGTGAAGCTTATCTTGCTCTGGTGAGATGCAATTACTCTGTTTATAGAAATTACTAAATACTATGTGTATCTCTTAGCTTAATTAACACATATTGTGCTAAAAATCTTTCCTTTCTGTTGTTAAGAATGGGGaagaatcttccgaaactcaaTCTGAGCGGAAGCATGTAGCAGCAACCATATCAGAGAGG encodes:
- the LOC132065285 gene encoding NADH dehydrogenase [ubiquinone] iron-sulfur protein 7, mitochondrial encodes the protein MAFIARNAKMLTGTTPFLQRTATMTSLAANTGSQPPAMTSPAGISKPAEYVISKVDDLMNWARRGSIWPMTFGLACCAVEMMHAGAARYDFDRFGIIFRPSPRQSDVMIVAGTLTNKMAPALRKVYDQMPEPRWVISMGSCANGGGYYHYSYAVVRGCDRIVPVDIYVPGCPPTAEALLYGILQLQKKINRRKDLLMWWTQ